From one Micromonospora siamensis genomic stretch:
- a CDS encoding DUF4190 domain-containing protein: MSYPPPNAGWPEPAAPGPHSTPPADPTLPMGGVAVPQPPAPGDPYAGTKSTYDPYGQPPPGYPPAGYRPNPPQNGLAIASMVVSIVAALGLCAYGLGGFLGIVGLILGYTSRRQLRERGEGGEGFATAGIIIGWITTALAVVATLVLSGLFIWAASQSDTGTAGS; the protein is encoded by the coding sequence ATGAGCTATCCCCCGCCCAACGCCGGCTGGCCGGAGCCGGCCGCACCCGGCCCGCACTCCACCCCGCCCGCCGACCCGACCCTGCCCATGGGTGGCGTCGCCGTTCCGCAGCCGCCCGCGCCGGGCGACCCGTACGCCGGCACGAAATCCACCTACGACCCGTACGGTCAGCCGCCGCCGGGATATCCGCCGGCCGGTTACCGGCCGAACCCGCCGCAGAACGGGCTGGCCATCGCCTCGATGGTGGTGTCGATCGTCGCCGCGCTCGGGCTCTGCGCGTACGGCCTCGGCGGCTTCCTCGGCATCGTCGGCCTGATCCTGGGCTACACGTCGCGCCGGCAGCTCCGCGAGCGGGGCGAGGGCGGCGAGGGCTTCGCGACGGCCGGCATCATCATCGGCTGGATCACCACCGCGCTCGCGGTGGTGGCCACCCTCGTCCTGTCGGGCCTGTTCATCTGGGCGGCCAGCCAGTCGGACACCGGCACCGCCGGCTCCTGA
- a CDS encoding HpcH/HpaI aldolase/citrate lyase family protein, which translates to MAAVGRPRRSCLAVPGSSVKMLGKAQGLPADQVFLDLEDAVAPLAKPDARKNIVAALNEGDWAGKTRVVRVNDLTTSWTYRDVIEVVEGAGANLDCIMLPKVQNAGQVQWLDLTLTQIEKTLGLPVGRIGIEAQIENAAGLVNVDAIAAASPRVETIIFGPADFMASINMKSLVVGALIPDYPGDPYHYILMRILMAARMHDKQAIDGPFLQIRDVDAFREVAKRSAALGFDGKWVLHPGQIDAANEVYAPAQADYDHAELILDAYEHYTSEAGGRLGAVMLGDEMIDEASRKMALVISAKGRAAGMTRTSTFTPPER; encoded by the coding sequence ATGGCCGCTGTCGGTCGCCCCCGTCGGTCCTGCCTCGCCGTACCGGGTTCCAGCGTCAAGATGCTCGGCAAGGCCCAGGGCCTCCCGGCCGACCAGGTCTTCCTCGACCTGGAGGACGCAGTCGCCCCGCTGGCCAAGCCGGACGCCCGCAAGAACATCGTCGCCGCGCTCAACGAGGGCGACTGGGCGGGCAAGACCCGGGTGGTCCGGGTCAACGACCTGACCACCTCCTGGACCTATCGGGACGTCATCGAGGTGGTCGAGGGGGCGGGCGCCAACCTGGACTGCATCATGCTGCCCAAGGTGCAGAACGCTGGCCAGGTGCAGTGGCTGGACCTCACCCTTACCCAGATCGAGAAGACCCTGGGCCTTCCGGTCGGCAGGATCGGCATCGAGGCGCAGATCGAGAACGCCGCCGGCCTGGTGAACGTGGACGCGATCGCCGCCGCCTCGCCCCGGGTGGAGACCATCATCTTCGGCCCGGCCGACTTCATGGCCTCGATCAACATGAAGTCGCTGGTGGTGGGCGCGCTGATCCCGGACTACCCAGGCGACCCGTACCACTACATCCTGATGCGGATCCTGATGGCCGCCCGGATGCACGACAAGCAGGCCATCGACGGCCCGTTCCTGCAGATCCGCGACGTCGACGCGTTCCGCGAGGTGGCGAAGCGTTCGGCGGCGCTCGGCTTCGACGGCAAGTGGGTGCTGCACCCGGGCCAGATCGACGCGGCGAACGAGGTGTACGCGCCGGCGCAGGCCGACTACGACCACGCCGAGCTCATCCTCGACGCGTACGAGCACTACACCTCGGAGGCGGGCGGCCGGCTCGGCGCGGTGATGCTCGGCGACGAGATGATCGACGAGGCGTCCCGCAAGATGGCCCTGGTCATCTCCGCGAAGGGCCGGGCGGCCGGGATGACCCGTACCTCCACCTTCACCCCGCCGGAGCGGTGA
- a CDS encoding SDR family NAD(P)-dependent oxidoreductase, protein MARRSRTPAGVGRDEPAPTSDLVTMRLDGRVALVTGAGSPDGIGYATARRLADLGAKVAIVSTTRRIHERAEELGVTGFVADLTDESEVGALADAVTDQLGDVEVLVNNAGLASRASPEVLRPVTQLSYDEWRGEIDRNLTTAFLCSRAFTGGMVERGWGRIVNLAATAGAVNALPTEAAYAAAKAGVVGLTRALAMETVTDGVTVNAVAPGIIHTAASTLVELKQGHGTPVGRPGMPDEVAAAVAFLCSPAASYITGQMLVVDGGKSVGESHFR, encoded by the coding sequence CTGGCCCGGCGCAGCCGTACGCCGGCCGGGGTGGGGCGCGACGAGCCCGCGCCGACGTCCGACCTGGTGACGATGCGGCTCGACGGCCGGGTGGCCCTGGTGACCGGCGCGGGTAGCCCCGACGGCATCGGGTACGCGACCGCCCGGCGGTTGGCCGACCTGGGCGCCAAGGTCGCGATCGTCTCCACCACCCGGCGCATCCACGAGCGCGCCGAGGAGCTGGGGGTGACCGGCTTCGTCGCCGACCTGACCGACGAGTCGGAGGTGGGCGCGCTCGCCGACGCGGTGACCGACCAACTCGGCGACGTCGAGGTGCTGGTCAACAACGCCGGGCTGGCCAGCCGGGCCAGCCCCGAGGTGCTCCGCCCGGTGACGCAGCTCAGCTACGACGAGTGGCGGGGGGAGATCGACCGGAACCTGACCACCGCGTTCCTGTGCAGCCGCGCCTTCACCGGCGGGATGGTCGAGCGGGGCTGGGGGCGGATCGTCAACCTGGCCGCCACCGCCGGCGCGGTGAACGCGCTGCCCACCGAGGCCGCGTACGCGGCGGCGAAGGCGGGCGTGGTGGGGTTGACCCGGGCGTTGGCGATGGAGACGGTCACCGACGGGGTGACCGTGAACGCGGTCGCGCCGGGCATCATCCACACGGCGGCCTCGACGCTGGTGGAGCTGAAGCAGGGCCACGGCACACCGGTCGGCCGGCCGGGTATGCCGGACGAGGTCGCCGCCGCCGTCGCCTTCCTCTGCTCGCCGGCCGCCTCGTACATCACCGGGCAGATGCTGGTGGTCGACGGCGGGAAGAGCGTCGGCGAGTCGCACTTCCGCTGA
- a CDS encoding acyl-CoA dehydrogenase family protein, translating to MARLAQTPGLTDVQRSILETVREFADKEIIPHAQRLEHADEYPTDILDGMREMGLFGLTIDEEHGGLGESLLTYALVVEELSRGWMSISGIVNTHFIVAYLISQHGSAEQKARLLPRMATGEVRGAFSMSEPECGSDVSAIKSKAVRQGDDYVLNGQKMWLTNGAYSSVVATLVKTDTGADSVYGNMSTFLLEKEPGFGETAPGLTIPGKIDKMGYKGVETTEMVLDGVTVPASAVLGGEEKVGRGFYQMMDGIEVGRVNVAARACGISIRAFELAVAYAQQRKTFGQPLARHQAIAFKLAEMGTKIEAAHSLMVNAARLKDAGQRNDVEAGMAKLLASEYCAEVVQEAFRIHGGYGYSKEYEIERLMREAPFLLIGEGTSEIQKTIISRGLLKEYKL from the coding sequence ATGGCCCGACTCGCCCAGACGCCCGGCCTGACCGATGTGCAGCGGTCGATCCTGGAAACCGTCCGGGAGTTCGCCGACAAGGAGATCATTCCGCACGCCCAGCGGCTGGAGCACGCCGACGAGTACCCCACCGACATCCTCGACGGGATGCGCGAGATGGGGCTGTTCGGCCTCACCATCGACGAGGAGCACGGCGGCCTGGGCGAGTCCCTGCTGACCTACGCCCTGGTGGTCGAGGAGCTCTCCCGGGGCTGGATGTCGATCTCCGGCATCGTCAACACCCACTTCATCGTGGCGTACCTGATCTCCCAGCACGGCTCCGCCGAGCAGAAGGCCCGGCTGCTGCCGAGGATGGCCACCGGCGAGGTGCGCGGCGCCTTCTCGATGTCGGAGCCTGAGTGCGGCTCGGACGTCTCGGCGATCAAGTCGAAGGCCGTCCGCCAGGGCGACGACTACGTGCTCAACGGCCAGAAGATGTGGCTGACCAACGGCGCCTACTCGTCGGTGGTCGCGACCCTGGTCAAGACCGACACCGGCGCCGACTCGGTCTACGGCAACATGAGCACCTTCCTGCTGGAGAAGGAGCCCGGCTTCGGCGAGACCGCCCCCGGCCTGACCATCCCCGGCAAGATCGACAAGATGGGCTACAAGGGCGTCGAGACCACCGAGATGGTCCTCGACGGGGTCACCGTCCCGGCCTCCGCCGTGCTCGGCGGGGAGGAGAAGGTCGGCCGCGGCTTCTACCAGATGATGGACGGCATCGAGGTCGGCCGGGTCAACGTGGCCGCCCGCGCCTGCGGCATCTCCATCCGGGCCTTCGAGCTGGCCGTCGCGTACGCCCAGCAGCGCAAGACCTTCGGCCAGCCGCTCGCCCGGCACCAGGCCATCGCCTTCAAGCTCGCCGAGATGGGCACCAAGATTGAGGCCGCGCACTCGCTCATGGTCAACGCCGCCCGGCTCAAGGACGCCGGCCAGCGCAACGACGTCGAGGCCGGCATGGCCAAGCTGCTCGCCTCCGAGTACTGCGCCGAGGTCGTCCAGGAGGCGTTCCGCATCCACGGCGGCTACGGCTACTCGAAGGAATACGAGATCGAGCGGCTGATGCGGGAGGCGCCGTTCCTGCTGATCGGCGAGGGCACCTCGGAGATCCAGAAGACCATCATCTCCCGCGGCCTGCTCAAGGAGTACAAGCTCTGA
- a CDS encoding DUF4190 domain-containing protein has protein sequence MNVLAVLSLVFAFLFSPAGIVLGHLARRQIRQTGEEGEQLAFWGLILSYVFTALGLLACCGWIAFAFWAGSGDHGTYR, from the coding sequence ATGAACGTGCTGGCCGTCCTGTCCCTGGTCTTCGCCTTCCTCTTCTCCCCCGCCGGGATCGTCCTCGGCCACCTGGCCCGGAGGCAGATCCGGCAGACCGGGGAGGAGGGCGAACAGCTCGCCTTCTGGGGCCTGATCCTCAGTTACGTCTTCACCGCGCTCGGGCTGCTCGCCTGCTGCGGCTGGATCGCCTTCGCCTTCTGGGCCGGCTCCGGCGACCACGGCACGTACCGCTGA